The proteins below are encoded in one region of Pseudoduganella armeniaca:
- a CDS encoding general secretion pathway protein GspB, whose translation MSYILEALKKAEAERQLGATPTLHAPVLEGAAPRASVLRKPLVAAVGALAAAIAVLAAVLWQRAPAVAPPGPVAPATVAAASTPARPVAAPAAGPAVAPVAPVAPSIVTPAAPAAAATPVPPPPTVLAAAPPVAAPAPAVKAEPPAATAKPAEEPAQALADLPEPIRRAIPPFSMDGYMYSSNPADRLILIDKVLRREGDEVAPGLVLEKLLPKGAVFSFRGYRYRVAF comes from the coding sequence ATGTCCTATATTCTCGAAGCCCTGAAAAAGGCCGAAGCGGAGCGCCAGTTGGGCGCCACGCCGACGCTCCATGCGCCGGTGCTCGAAGGCGCGGCGCCACGCGCCAGCGTGCTGCGCAAGCCACTGGTGGCCGCTGTCGGCGCGCTGGCCGCCGCGATCGCGGTGCTGGCCGCGGTGCTGTGGCAGCGGGCCCCGGCCGTTGCGCCGCCGGGGCCCGTCGCCCCGGCCACGGTGGCGGCAGCGAGCACGCCTGCGCGCCCCGTGGCGGCGCCTGCTGCCGGGCCAGCCGTCGCACCGGTAGCACCGGTTGCGCCGTCCATCGTGACGCCTGCCGCGCCTGCCGCGGCAGCCACGCCGGTTCCGCCGCCGCCAACCGTGCTGGCCGCTGCGCCGCCGGTTGCCGCACCCGCACCGGCGGTGAAAGCCGAGCCGCCCGCGGCGACAGCGAAGCCGGCCGAGGAGCCCGCACAGGCGCTGGCCGACCTGCCCGAGCCGATTCGCCGCGCGATTCCGCCGTTCTCGATGGACGGCTATATGTACTCCAGCAACCCGGCCGACCGGCTGATCCTGATCGACAAGGTATTGCGCCGCGAAGGCGACGAGGTGGCGCCCGGGCTGGTGCTGGAAAAGCTGCTGCCGAAAGGCGCCGTGTTCAGTTTCCGCGGCTACCGCTACCGCGTCGCGTTCTGA
- a CDS encoding HDOD domain-containing protein, translated as MTLQELFDNPTALPTAPKVVQDLIQSFDKASVSTEDVAKKVALDPVLSAKLLRLANSAYYNVSRSIGTVEDAVLMLGFVAVRTLVISSGLVNGFKAVSGLDLQQFWRYSMHTAVAAKWIARKTRDNQELAFTIGMMHAIGELLIHSAMPDQAQALDRDTPPLDASRLDVEKAAFGFGYADVGAELARRWQFPAAFSDAIEAIPAPLGHRALDRLAAVVHLGAWRARALLEGKDDKQLAATLPGDVAKAIGLDPDLLLDEMPPLDELSAGLEEMFR; from the coding sequence ATGACACTGCAGGAATTGTTCGATAACCCCACCGCGTTGCCGACGGCGCCCAAGGTCGTGCAAGACCTGATCCAGAGCTTCGACAAGGCCTCGGTTTCGACCGAGGACGTGGCGAAGAAAGTCGCGCTGGACCCGGTGCTGAGCGCCAAGCTGCTGCGCCTGGCGAACTCGGCTTACTACAATGTGTCGCGCAGTATCGGTACCGTCGAGGATGCGGTGCTGATGCTGGGCTTTGTTGCGGTGCGCACGCTGGTCATCAGTTCCGGGCTCGTCAACGGTTTCAAGGCAGTCAGCGGACTCGACCTGCAGCAGTTCTGGCGCTACAGCATGCACACGGCCGTGGCCGCCAAATGGATCGCCCGCAAGACGCGCGACAACCAGGAGCTGGCATTCACGATCGGCATGATGCACGCGATCGGCGAATTGCTGATCCATTCCGCAATGCCGGACCAGGCCCAGGCGCTGGACCGCGACACGCCGCCGCTGGACGCCAGCCGGCTGGACGTGGAAAAGGCCGCCTTCGGCTTCGGTTATGCAGACGTGGGCGCCGAGCTGGCCCGGCGCTGGCAATTCCCGGCCGCGTTCTCGGACGCCATCGAAGCCATTCCGGCGCCGCTGGGGCATCGGGCCTTGGACCGTCTCGCCGCCGTCGTGCACCTGGGTGCCTGGCGCGCCCGCGCCCTGCTCGAAGGCAAGGATGACAAGCAGCTGGCGGCCACGCTGCCGGGCGACGTCGCCAAGGCGATCGGCCTCGATCCGGACCTGCTGCTGGACGAGATGCCGCCGCTCGACGAGCTCAGCGCCGGCCTGGAAGAGATGTTCCGCTGA
- a CDS encoding AAA family ATPase: MYTQHFQLKQSPFSIAPDPRYLFMSERHREALAHLLYGVGSGGGFVLLTGEIGAGKTTVCRCFIEQIPANCRLAYIFNPKLSVEELLLSICDELGIELPADSGDKVTVKGYVDAINRHLLANHAQGLNSVLVIDEAQNLSAAVLEQLRLLTNLETSERKLLQIILIGQPELREMLARPELEQLAQRVIARYHLGSLTVDETGQYIAHRLAVAGATGPSPFPAGLTGLVHQLTKGVPRRINLLCDRALLGAYVENRRQVTARVLRRAATEVFGGEAKRTLRRPWLIGAAGVLTGAVLTAAAAWQLAPAPVAAPASAKAAPAVPALAADDYDGHLHRLAGLWGVTPGNGEPCATAAREDLRCLQGRASLDELRRLDRPAVLRLAGGAVATYALLTALDGKEATLELGGRRQRLPLAELERRYDGSYTTFWRAQRTWRDELGAGARGPDVDWLARRLAEQRGASAPREGAALDGAVLRWLREFQAAQQLKADGVAGPKTFIRLSQLAGVREPRLAGGGK, translated from the coding sequence ATGTACACGCAACATTTTCAGCTGAAACAATCCCCGTTTTCGATCGCGCCCGACCCGCGCTACCTGTTCATGAGCGAGCGCCACCGCGAGGCGCTGGCGCACCTGCTGTACGGCGTGGGCAGCGGCGGCGGCTTCGTGCTGCTGACCGGCGAGATCGGCGCCGGCAAGACCACCGTCTGCCGCTGCTTCATCGAGCAGATCCCCGCCAACTGCCGGCTGGCCTATATCTTCAACCCCAAGCTGTCGGTGGAGGAGCTGCTGCTGTCGATCTGCGACGAGTTGGGCATCGAGCTGCCGGCCGACAGCGGCGACAAGGTCACCGTCAAGGGCTACGTCGACGCGATCAACCGTCACCTGCTGGCCAACCACGCGCAGGGCCTGAACAGCGTGCTCGTCATCGACGAGGCGCAGAACCTCTCCGCCGCCGTGCTGGAGCAGCTGCGGCTGCTGACCAACCTGGAGACCAGCGAACGCAAGCTGCTGCAGATCATCCTGATCGGCCAGCCCGAGCTGCGCGAGATGCTGGCCCGGCCCGAGCTGGAACAGCTGGCGCAGCGCGTCATCGCGCGTTATCACCTGGGCTCGCTGACGGTGGACGAAACCGGGCAGTACATCGCCCACCGGCTGGCGGTGGCGGGCGCAACGGGGCCGTCGCCGTTCCCCGCCGGCCTGACCGGCCTGGTGCACCAGCTGACCAAGGGCGTGCCGCGCCGCATCAACCTGCTGTGCGACCGCGCGCTGCTGGGGGCCTACGTAGAGAACCGGCGCCAGGTCACGGCCCGCGTCCTGCGCCGCGCCGCCACCGAGGTGTTCGGCGGCGAGGCGAAGCGCACCTTGCGCCGGCCCTGGCTGATCGGCGCCGCTGGCGTGCTGACCGGGGCCGTGCTGACGGCCGCCGCCGCATGGCAACTGGCGCCGGCGCCCGTGGCGGCGCCCGCCAGCGCCAAGGCCGCGCCCGCGGTGCCGGCCCTGGCGGCGGACGACTACGACGGCCACCTGCACCGGCTGGCCGGGCTGTGGGGCGTCACACCCGGCAACGGCGAGCCCTGTGCCACGGCGGCCCGCGAGGACCTGCGCTGCCTGCAGGGCAGGGCCAGCCTGGACGAGCTGCGCCGGCTCGACCGGCCAGCTGTGCTGCGCCTGGCCGGCGGCGCGGTTGCCACGTATGCGCTCCTGACGGCGCTCGATGGCAAGGAAGCCACGCTCGAGCTGGGCGGCCGGCGCCAGCGCCTGCCGCTGGCGGAGCTGGAGCGCCGCTACGACGGCAGCTACACGACGTTCTGGCGCGCCCAGCGCACCTGGCGCGACGAGCTGGGCGCCGGCGCGCGCGGGCCGGACGTCGACTGGCTGGCACGGCGCCTGGCCGAGCAGCGCGGCGCGAGCGCCCCGCGCGAGGGCGCGGCGCTGGACGGTGCCGTGCTGCGCTGGCTGCGCGAATTCCAGGCTGCCCAACAGCTGAAGGCGGACGGGGTGGCCGGGCCGAAGACGTTCATCCGCCTGAGCCAGCTGGCCGGCGTGCGCGAACCGCGCCTGGCTGGCGGAGGAAAATAA
- a CDS encoding BufA1 family periplasmic bufferin-type metallophore, giving the protein MNKHALLAAALATVCASASAHPPTAETAEKERCYGVAKAGQNDCGSADGAHGCSSQAKTDNAPTEWKWVAKGTCEKLGGKTTPPPAQ; this is encoded by the coding sequence ATGAACAAGCACGCCCTGCTGGCCGCCGCGCTGGCCACCGTTTGCGCGAGCGCGAGCGCCCATCCCCCGACGGCCGAGACCGCCGAAAAAGAACGCTGCTACGGCGTCGCCAAGGCCGGCCAGAACGACTGCGGCTCGGCGGACGGCGCGCACGGCTGCTCGTCGCAAGCCAAGACCGACAACGCGCCCACCGAGTGGAAGTGGGTGGCCAAGGGCACCTGCGAGAAGCTGGGCGGCAAGACCACGCCGCCGCCCGCGCAATAA
- a CDS encoding flagellar protein FliT: MTSTEVLSMYENIAGLTGKMAVAAQIGDFDALDRLENQCAAAAVPAIGGVTKLEGAARQRKIDLLKQILANDRAVRDVTEPWMGRLNG, encoded by the coding sequence ATGACCTCCACCGAAGTTCTCTCCATGTACGAAAACATTGCCGGCTTGACAGGCAAGATGGCGGTGGCGGCGCAGATCGGCGACTTCGATGCGCTGGACCGGCTGGAGAACCAGTGCGCCGCGGCAGCGGTGCCGGCCATCGGTGGCGTAACCAAGCTGGAAGGCGCCGCCCGCCAGCGCAAGATCGACCTGCTCAAGCAGATCCTGGCCAACGACCGCGCCGTGCGCGACGTGACGGAACCATGGATGGGCCGGTTGAACGGCTGA
- a CDS encoding type IV pilus assembly protein FimV encodes MPITFKPLAALALALGSAVLHAAELGEATVRSHIGQPLVADVELVDLTPQDLADVQARLASRDVFQGANVALSPALAGLSISVVKREGRRTLHLTTSAPVQSEVLHLYFELSGGGRQSVRGVTLWLPQAPPAPPAPVPQPTRIVAAPAVSVPETAAVASAAEPKRAAGRSGGVSIQLAAAGVPGKQATRADAELLGAVERAFAARAGRPAAPAEEKHSAKPLDKAAAQVDKPAAVEKKADQPAQVKAESKGRKAAPKPAEKIVEKPAEKPAEKPPVAPAAKPAPGKMAQPPVQDPAMLKKLAELEAKLKRLQKMVNSAPAAAPAAAAVAVAAPAAPKAVEAAPPAAPKAIEAAPPAAPAQPVAETPGRTAAGKITDARSTAEAKPKSEAHAAAATVAEPIVAQPAHAEPKAKSAEPKPAPAPVEEPAKEKKMSRPKVLTMIAGGSMALLALLGVIVHFVRRRNAKNAKAQIKVWQSWRKKAIAEAAVAEEEGAEPASAEAAAEAKAA; translated from the coding sequence ATGCCGATCACGTTCAAGCCTCTTGCTGCCCTTGCTCTTGCGCTGGGCAGCGCTGTCCTCCACGCCGCCGAGCTGGGCGAGGCGACGGTGCGTTCGCACATCGGCCAGCCGCTCGTCGCGGACGTGGAACTGGTCGACCTGACGCCGCAGGACCTGGCCGACGTGCAGGCCCGGCTGGCCAGCCGCGACGTGTTCCAGGGCGCGAACGTGGCGCTGAGCCCGGCCCTGGCGGGACTGAGCATCAGTGTCGTCAAGCGCGAAGGGCGACGCACGCTGCACCTGACGACCAGCGCGCCCGTGCAGTCCGAGGTGCTGCACCTGTATTTCGAGCTGTCCGGGGGCGGACGCCAGAGCGTGCGCGGCGTGACATTGTGGTTGCCGCAGGCGCCGCCCGCGCCACCGGCGCCGGTGCCCCAGCCGACCCGGATTGTGGCAGCGCCGGCGGTGTCGGTGCCTGAAACCGCGGCGGTGGCATCGGCAGCGGAGCCGAAGCGGGCGGCTGGACGCTCGGGCGGCGTCAGCATCCAGTTGGCCGCCGCTGGCGTGCCCGGCAAGCAAGCCACGCGTGCCGATGCCGAACTGCTGGGCGCCGTCGAGCGCGCCTTTGCCGCGCGGGCCGGCAGGCCTGCGGCGCCAGCCGAGGAAAAACATTCCGCCAAGCCCCTGGACAAGGCGGCCGCGCAGGTCGACAAGCCGGCCGCGGTCGAGAAAAAGGCCGACCAGCCGGCACAGGTCAAGGCCGAGTCGAAGGGTAGGAAGGCGGCGCCGAAGCCGGCGGAGAAGATAGTCGAAAAACCGGCCGAAAAGCCGGCCGAAAAGCCGCCCGTGGCGCCTGCGGCCAAGCCTGCGCCCGGCAAGATGGCACAGCCACCGGTGCAAGACCCGGCGATGCTGAAAAAGTTGGCCGAGCTGGAAGCCAAGCTGAAAAGGTTGCAGAAAATGGTGAACAGTGCGCCGGCGGCGGCGCCAGCGGCTGCCGCAGTTGCGGTAGCGGCACCGGCGGCGCCAAAAGCCGTCGAGGCAGCGCCGCCCGCAGCGCCAAAAGCCATTGAGGCAGCGCCGCCCGCAGCGCCGGCTCAACCCGTCGCGGAGACGCCCGGCCGTACCGCCGCCGGCAAGATTACCGATGCGCGCAGTACCGCGGAAGCAAAACCGAAGAGCGAGGCGCATGCGGCCGCGGCAACGGTGGCGGAACCCATCGTCGCCCAGCCGGCGCATGCCGAACCCAAGGCCAAGTCCGCCGAGCCGAAGCCGGCACCAGCGCCAGTGGAAGAGCCCGCCAAGGAGAAGAAGATGTCGCGGCCCAAAGTGCTGACGATGATCGCTGGCGGCAGCATGGCGTTGCTCGCGCTGCTGGGCGTGATCGTTCACTTCGTGCGGCGCCGCAACGCCAAGAATGCCAAGGCGCAGATCAAGGTGTGGCAGAGCTGGCGCAAGAAGGCAATTGCCGAGGCGGCGGTTGCGGAGGAAGAGGGCGCGGAACCGGCATCCGCGGAAGCCGCAGCCGAGGCGAAAGCGGCGTGA
- the mobB gene encoding molybdopterin-guanine dinucleotide biosynthesis protein B, which translates to MHWEQSPARRVIGVVGRSGSGKTTLLEVVVAALAGRGLKVNVIKHSHHDLELEPPRKDSARMRLAGAAEVMVASPYRFAIVHELRGAPEPGLDEQLARLAPADLTLVEGFKSWPLPKLEVYRAAVGQPPLYPHDPLIAAVASDSPRPADARPELAWLDLNAPETVLAWLDREVVLKFGASLP; encoded by the coding sequence ATGCATTGGGAACAATCGCCGGCACGGCGCGTCATCGGCGTCGTGGGGCGCTCCGGCAGCGGCAAGACCACGCTGCTGGAAGTCGTCGTCGCCGCGCTGGCGGGGCGGGGACTGAAGGTCAACGTCATCAAGCACAGCCACCACGACCTGGAACTGGAGCCGCCCCGCAAGGACAGCGCGCGCATGCGCCTGGCGGGCGCGGCCGAAGTGATGGTCGCTTCCCCGTACCGCTTTGCCATCGTGCATGAACTGCGCGGCGCGCCCGAGCCGGGCCTGGACGAGCAGCTGGCCCGCCTGGCCCCCGCCGACCTGACCCTGGTGGAAGGCTTCAAGTCCTGGCCGCTGCCGAAGCTGGAGGTGTACCGCGCCGCCGTCGGCCAGCCGCCGCTGTATCCGCACGATCCGCTGATCGCGGCGGTGGCCTCCGACAGCCCCCGTCCCGCCGATGCGCGCCCCGAGCTGGCCTGGCTGGACCTGAACGCGCCGGAAACGGTGCTGGCCTGGCTGGATCGCGAAGTCGTTCTAAAGTTTGGCGCCAGCCTGCCGTAA
- the fumC gene encoding class II fumarate hydratase, which translates to MDSRIERDSFGPIDVPADRLWGAQTQRSLHHFHISTERMPPELIAALAQVKRAAARVNVDLGVLDTVKADAITRAADEVLAGKHGDEFPLAVWQTGSGTQSNMNMNEVLANRASELLGGVRGEERKLHPNDDVNKGQSSNDIFPTAIHVAAATAVATNVLPALRQLRATLDAKAKAFADIVKIGRTHLQDATPLTLGQEFSGYVAQLDHAERALTNALPAVLELAAGGTAVGTGLNAHPEYATRIAAELAARLNLPFRSADNKFAALAGHEALLAAHGALKTLAGALFKIANDVRWMASGPRSGLGEITIPENEPGSSIMPGKVNPTQCEAVTMLCCQVFGNDVAITMGGASGNFELNVYKPLLAHNFLQSARLLADGMRSFDEHCARGIEPNRERIGELMERSLMLVTALAPHIGYDRAAQIAKKAQHEGTTLRDAALALGYVTAEQFEQWIVPLAMTQPGASG; encoded by the coding sequence ATGGACAGCAGAATCGAACGCGACAGTTTCGGCCCCATCGACGTGCCGGCCGACCGCTTGTGGGGTGCGCAGACGCAGCGCTCGCTGCACCACTTCCACATCTCCACCGAGCGCATGCCACCCGAGCTGATCGCGGCGCTGGCGCAAGTGAAGCGGGCGGCGGCGCGCGTCAACGTCGACCTGGGCGTGCTGGACACCGTCAAGGCCGATGCGATCACCCGGGCGGCCGACGAGGTGCTGGCCGGCAAGCATGGGGACGAATTTCCGCTGGCGGTGTGGCAGACGGGTTCGGGCACGCAGTCCAATATGAACATGAACGAGGTACTGGCCAATCGCGCCTCCGAACTGCTGGGCGGCGTGCGCGGCGAGGAACGCAAGCTGCACCCGAACGACGACGTCAACAAGGGCCAGTCCTCCAACGACATCTTTCCCACGGCGATCCACGTGGCCGCCGCCACGGCGGTCGCGACCAATGTGCTGCCGGCGCTGCGCCAGTTGCGCGCCACGCTGGACGCCAAGGCAAAAGCCTTCGCCGACATCGTCAAGATCGGCCGCACCCACCTGCAGGACGCCACGCCGCTGACCCTGGGCCAGGAATTCTCCGGCTACGTGGCCCAGCTGGACCATGCGGAGCGGGCGCTTACCAACGCCCTGCCGGCCGTGCTGGAGCTGGCCGCCGGCGGCACGGCTGTGGGCACCGGCCTGAATGCCCATCCCGAATACGCCACGCGCATCGCGGCCGAGCTGGCCGCGCGCCTCAACCTGCCGTTCCGCAGCGCCGACAACAAGTTCGCCGCCCTGGCCGGCCATGAAGCCCTGCTGGCCGCGCATGGTGCGCTCAAGACGCTGGCGGGCGCGCTGTTCAAGATCGCCAACGACGTGCGCTGGATGGCCTCCGGCCCCCGCTCCGGCCTGGGCGAAATCACGATTCCGGAAAACGAGCCGGGCAGCTCGATCATGCCGGGCAAGGTCAACCCCACGCAGTGCGAGGCCGTCACGATGCTGTGCTGCCAGGTGTTCGGCAACGACGTCGCCATCACCATGGGCGGTGCATCCGGCAATTTCGAGCTGAACGTCTACAAGCCGCTGCTGGCCCACAATTTCCTGCAGAGCGCGCGCCTGCTGGCGGACGGCATGCGCAGCTTCGACGAACATTGCGCCCGCGGCATCGAGCCCAATCGCGAGCGCATCGGCGAACTGATGGAACGCTCGCTGATGCTGGTGACCGCGCTGGCTCCGCACATCGGGTATGATCGCGCCGCCCAGATCGCCAAGAAAGCCCAGCACGAAGGCACCACGCTGCGCGACGCCGCGCTGGCGCTGGGCTACGTAACGGCCGAGCAATTCGAGCAGTGGATCGTGCCATTGGCGATGACGCAACCGGGCGCCAGCGGCTGA
- a CDS encoding RNA-binding S4 domain-containing protein: MQKVEFELTSEYIELNQLLKVVGLCDSGGAGKQIVASGQVRVDGKQELRKTAKIRADQQVTLGDVRIVVIGESGADGA; encoded by the coding sequence ATGCAAAAAGTAGAATTTGAATTAACATCTGAATACATCGAGCTGAACCAGCTGTTGAAGGTGGTCGGCTTGTGCGACAGCGGCGGCGCCGGCAAGCAGATCGTCGCCAGCGGCCAGGTACGCGTGGACGGCAAGCAGGAACTGCGCAAGACCGCCAAGATCCGCGCCGACCAGCAAGTGACGTTGGGCGACGTGCGCATCGTCGTCATCGGTGAAAGCGGCGCCGACGGGGCTTGA
- a CDS encoding YjfB family protein has protein sequence MGIAKLATSIAETGVKQEVGITMLKKAQEAQAASAAALIAALPQPAPSLPPHLGNHVNTTA, from the coding sequence ATGGGTATTGCAAAGCTGGCGACGTCGATCGCCGAGACGGGCGTCAAGCAGGAAGTCGGCATCACGATGCTGAAGAAGGCGCAGGAAGCCCAGGCCGCCAGCGCCGCCGCGCTGATCGCGGCCTTGCCGCAGCCGGCGCCCAGCCTGCCGCCGCACCTGGGCAATCACGTCAACACGACGGCCTGA
- the bufB gene encoding MNIO family bufferin maturase — translation MAAMPARAGVGLRVPHYRDFLDGRPAVGWLEVHTENYLAPGGWDAHVLSLLRRDYPVSLHGVAMGLGSAHGIDAAHLARVRALVRRIEPVLVSEHLSWTGVPGRHLHDLLPLALDDAMLDLLSERVARVQDALGRQILVENVSSYVRFQADTMGEAAFLAALARRTGCALLLDINNLYVNQCNHGEDALAALHAIDAGLVGEIHLGGHRVTPGAVIDDHGSAVAEPVWLLYEAALRRFGAVPTLVEWDNDVPPLPVLLAQAARADRMAIEHPPAILRPWRPAPSMPAAVTDGLQQRFAAAVLAPVRIGELAAELRAPDVAGRMAIYRGNLLGSWHKALANAYPVIAQLVGNEFLAALAAEYGAAHPPADGDLNEFGMHFADFLQTFPHVADLPYLPDMARLEWLLHRAHYAPDAAPLDAAAFAALAPEQLAATRLLPHPAAQAFASRWAVVPLWLAHQPGSDASLPDIGVPSHGLVCRPSWRATVLPEVEANYAMLAVLMAGEPISRALDVALVVDAELDFGAALQRWLAGGAWAGLRLECI, via the coding sequence ATGGCCGCCATGCCCGCGCGGGCCGGTGTCGGCCTGCGCGTGCCCCATTACCGCGACTTCCTGGACGGCCGCCCGGCCGTCGGCTGGCTGGAAGTCCACACGGAAAACTATCTCGCCCCCGGCGGCTGGGATGCGCACGTGCTGTCGCTGCTGCGGCGCGACTATCCCGTCAGCCTGCACGGCGTCGCCATGGGGCTGGGCAGCGCGCATGGCATCGACGCCGCCCACCTGGCGCGCGTGCGCGCGCTGGTGCGCCGCATCGAGCCGGTGCTGGTTTCCGAGCATCTCAGCTGGACCGGGGTGCCGGGCCGGCACCTGCACGATTTGCTGCCGCTGGCGCTGGACGACGCGATGCTGGACCTGCTGAGCGAGCGGGTCGCGCGCGTGCAGGACGCGCTGGGCCGCCAGATCCTGGTCGAAAACGTGTCGAGCTACGTGCGCTTCCAGGCCGACACGATGGGTGAAGCGGCCTTCCTGGCCGCGCTGGCGCGCCGCACCGGCTGCGCGCTGCTGCTCGACATCAACAACCTGTACGTCAACCAGTGCAACCACGGCGAGGATGCGCTGGCGGCCCTGCATGCCATCGATGCCGGCCTGGTCGGCGAAATCCACCTGGGCGGCCACCGCGTCACGCCCGGCGCCGTCATCGACGACCATGGCAGCGCGGTGGCCGAGCCGGTCTGGCTGCTGTATGAAGCCGCGCTGCGCCGCTTCGGCGCCGTGCCGACCCTGGTCGAATGGGACAACGACGTGCCGCCGCTGCCGGTGCTGCTGGCGCAGGCGGCGCGGGCGGACCGCATGGCCATCGAGCATCCGCCGGCCATCCTGCGGCCTTGGCGGCCGGCCCCATCCATGCCGGCCGCGGTTACCGATGGACTCCAGCAGCGCTTTGCCGCCGCCGTGCTGGCACCGGTGCGTATTGGCGAACTTGCCGCCGAGCTGCGCGCACCGGACGTGGCCGGCCGCATGGCGATCTACCGGGGCAACCTGCTGGGCAGCTGGCACAAGGCGCTGGCGAACGCGTACCCCGTCATCGCGCAACTGGTGGGGAACGAGTTCCTGGCCGCGCTGGCGGCCGAATACGGCGCCGCGCATCCGCCGGCCGATGGCGACCTGAACGAATTCGGCATGCACTTCGCCGATTTTCTGCAAACATTCCCGCACGTGGCCGACCTGCCGTACCTGCCCGACATGGCGCGGCTGGAGTGGCTGCTGCACCGCGCCCATTACGCGCCCGACGCCGCGCCGCTCGACGCGGCGGCATTTGCCGCGCTCGCGCCGGAGCAGCTCGCGGCCACGCGCCTGCTGCCGCACCCGGCCGCCCAGGCGTTCGCGTCGCGCTGGGCCGTCGTGCCGTTGTGGCTGGCCCACCAGCCCGGCAGCGACGCGTCCCTTCCGGATATCGGCGTGCCGAGCCATGGTCTTGTGTGCCGGCCAAGTTGGCGGGCGACGGTGCTGCCGGAAGTGGAAGCGAATTACGCCATGTTGGCCGTGCTGATGGCGGGCGAACCGATCAGTCGCGCGCTGGATGTAGCACTGGTGGTCGACGCGGAGTTAGACTTTGGCGCGGCGTTGCAGCGCTGGCTGGCAGGTGGGGCTTGGGCGGGATTGCGTCTCGAGTGTATTTAG